The following proteins come from a genomic window of Corallococcus sp. NCRR:
- a CDS encoding MFS transporter translates to MPAHRLPRLTSLRPFEYPGYFAVWLGALISNIGTWMETVAMGVYVTQTTGKAEWTGAIVALSFLPAVVLAPVGGALADRFDRRAYAGLGALLQAALAAVLTVLAFRGQLTVSIIGVISFLNGCVSTLTYPAFSALLAELVPPEDLHLSTSLNSAQFNLGRIMGPTLAAVVLQAGGPAWALLANTLSFFAVLVALWRVVPPARDASVKREPLWDGIRRGITVARDDEDISLVLVATFFVAALVAPFIGLVPVFAIRELGQGAAATSLLVTCQGAGAVTAALCVGTLAELFGQRRLRGYSATTIAVLAGVYWLAPTLQVAAVCIFFLGANYLVLMSSLSASCQGRVPRELQARMGSLYSMVLGAGYSLGVWFQGALADRMHLRFVTIGSSAIFLALVLTTRLLKPARFENEPLAPAADVQPFSDSAH, encoded by the coding sequence GTGCCCGCCCATCGACTGCCCAGACTGACTTCGCTGCGCCCCTTCGAATACCCCGGCTATTTCGCCGTGTGGTTGGGCGCGCTCATCTCCAACATCGGCACCTGGATGGAGACGGTGGCGATGGGCGTGTACGTCACGCAGACCACCGGCAAGGCCGAGTGGACGGGCGCCATCGTCGCGCTGTCCTTCCTGCCCGCGGTGGTGCTGGCGCCGGTGGGCGGCGCGCTGGCGGACCGCTTCGACCGTCGCGCGTACGCGGGGCTGGGCGCGCTGCTCCAGGCGGCGCTCGCGGCCGTGCTGACGGTGCTGGCGTTCCGCGGGCAGCTGACGGTGTCCATCATCGGCGTCATCTCGTTCCTCAACGGGTGCGTGAGCACGCTCACCTATCCGGCCTTCTCCGCGCTGCTCGCGGAGCTGGTGCCGCCGGAAGACCTGCACCTGTCCACCAGCCTCAACTCCGCGCAGTTCAACCTGGGCCGCATCATGGGACCCACGCTGGCCGCGGTGGTGTTGCAGGCGGGCGGGCCCGCGTGGGCGCTGCTCGCGAACACGCTGTCCTTCTTCGCGGTGTTGGTGGCGCTGTGGCGCGTGGTGCCGCCGGCGCGGGACGCGTCAGTGAAGCGCGAGCCGCTCTGGGACGGCATCCGCCGCGGCATCACCGTGGCGCGAGACGATGAGGACATCTCCCTGGTGCTGGTGGCCACCTTCTTCGTGGCCGCGCTGGTGGCGCCCTTCATCGGCCTGGTGCCGGTGTTCGCCATCCGCGAGCTGGGCCAGGGCGCGGCGGCCACGTCGCTGCTGGTGACGTGCCAGGGCGCGGGCGCGGTGACGGCGGCGCTGTGCGTGGGCACGCTCGCGGAGCTCTTCGGACAGCGCAGGCTGCGCGGCTACTCGGCGACGACCATCGCGGTGCTGGCGGGCGTGTACTGGCTGGCGCCCACGCTCCAGGTGGCGGCGGTGTGCATCTTCTTCCTGGGCGCCAACTACCTGGTCCTGATGAGCAGCCTGAGCGCGTCCTGCCAGGGCCGCGTGCCGCGTGAGCTGCAGGCGCGCATGGGCAGCCTCTACAGCATGGTGCTGGGCGCGGGCTATTCGCTGGGCGTCTGGTTCCAGGGCGCGCTGGCGGACCGCATGCATTTGCGCTTCGTGACCATCGGGAGCAGCGCCATCTTCCTCGCGCTGGTGCTCACCACGCGCCTGCTCAAGCCCGCGCGCTTCGAGAACGAGCCCCTGGCCCCGGCCGCGGACGTCCAGCCGTTCTCCGACAGCGCGCACTGA
- a CDS encoding ArsR/SmtB family transcription factor: MSRSDDRDDLIFKALADSRRRAILDLLKDAPRTTGELCEHFEKTLDRCTVMQHLKVLEKAELVLSHKEGRTRWNHLNAAPIQDIHARWISSYATHAVKLLTKLKRDLEED, translated from the coding sequence ATGTCAAGGAGTGACGACCGGGACGACCTCATCTTCAAGGCGCTGGCGGACTCGCGCCGCCGGGCCATCCTGGACCTGTTGAAGGACGCGCCCCGCACCACCGGGGAGCTGTGCGAGCACTTCGAGAAGACGCTGGACCGCTGCACCGTGATGCAGCACCTCAAGGTCCTGGAGAAGGCGGAGCTGGTGCTGTCCCACAAGGAGGGGCGCACGCGGTGGAACCACCTCAACGCGGCGCCCATCCAGGACATCCACGCGCGGTGGATCAGCTCCTACGCGACCCACGCGGTGAAGCTGCTGACGAAGCTGAAGCGGGACCTGGAGGAGGACTGA
- a CDS encoding CapA family protein: MAPPSVLLMLALAAPAASVPNFSTAESSSTARLTEAGMASVRSVIRDTSAGRLEVAGLASVRGATGKPNGTRQLDAAGLASVTAATRTRASDSETPVAVRMPAGVAESIPTPRPESNTVPATGAAQSQTESLSEAGRIAVEASIGALRAAGLAMHGKASASGLAAVGNPDEHYARGVAALQSKDSRTAIAELSACVQAAPARADCRWELGWAYSVEGRWADSLTQWTQVRALNPNQPDLEGALTQARNQAALQAKLAQPVDSAPRPPPPPGAKLRIRAAGDLMLGTTVPEGYLPPEGGGSVIAAVRPLLEDADLTFVNLEGPLCDTGKTTKCRSPANCYAFRSPTSFGDYLKEAGVDVVSTANNHSGDFGEECRRATESTLDALGIAWSGPPGSVATVERNGLKIGLVAFHTSAGCNHLNNLPTATALVKQTAATHDIVIVSFHGGAEGGKALHVPAGKEMFFGEDRGDLRVFTHAVVDAGAHLVLGHGPHVARAMEFYQGRLIAYSMGNFATYGRFNLKGPQGLGMILEVELDATGRFSNGRILPTKQVGEGITQPDPAANVVSLVRKLTTEDFPDTGARIADDGRLSPRKSPVTASSTAP, encoded by the coding sequence ATGGCCCCCCCGTCCGTCCTGCTGATGCTGGCGCTCGCCGCGCCCGCCGCGTCTGTCCCCAACTTCTCCACAGCCGAGTCCTCCAGCACCGCGCGCCTCACCGAAGCGGGCATGGCCTCCGTGCGCTCCGTCATCCGGGATACGAGCGCCGGGCGGCTCGAAGTCGCGGGCCTCGCGTCCGTGCGAGGGGCGACGGGGAAGCCGAATGGCACGCGCCAGCTGGATGCGGCGGGCCTCGCGTCCGTGACGGCCGCCACGCGGACCCGTGCCAGTGATTCCGAGACGCCCGTCGCGGTGCGGATGCCCGCGGGCGTCGCCGAGTCCATCCCGACGCCGCGCCCCGAGTCGAACACGGTGCCGGCCACGGGCGCGGCGCAAAGCCAGACAGAATCCCTCTCCGAAGCCGGCCGCATCGCCGTGGAGGCCAGCATCGGTGCCCTGCGCGCCGCGGGCCTCGCGATGCACGGCAAGGCCAGCGCGTCGGGCCTCGCCGCCGTGGGCAACCCGGATGAGCACTACGCCCGGGGCGTCGCCGCCCTCCAGTCCAAGGACTCGCGCACGGCCATCGCGGAGCTGTCCGCGTGCGTGCAGGCCGCGCCGGCCCGCGCCGACTGCCGCTGGGAGCTCGGCTGGGCCTACTCCGTCGAAGGCCGCTGGGCGGACTCCCTCACGCAGTGGACGCAGGTGCGCGCGCTCAATCCCAACCAGCCGGACCTGGAGGGCGCGCTCACGCAGGCGCGCAACCAGGCCGCGCTCCAGGCGAAGCTCGCGCAGCCCGTGGACAGCGCGCCCCGCCCTCCCCCGCCGCCGGGCGCGAAGCTGCGCATCCGCGCCGCCGGGGACCTGATGCTCGGCACCACCGTGCCGGAGGGCTACCTGCCCCCCGAGGGCGGCGGCAGCGTCATCGCCGCCGTGCGCCCCCTGCTGGAGGACGCGGACCTCACCTTCGTGAACCTGGAAGGGCCGCTCTGCGACACCGGCAAGACCACGAAGTGCCGCTCGCCCGCGAACTGCTACGCGTTCCGCTCCCCCACGTCCTTCGGTGACTACCTGAAGGAAGCCGGCGTGGACGTGGTCTCCACCGCGAACAACCACTCCGGTGACTTCGGCGAGGAGTGCCGCCGCGCCACCGAGTCCACCCTGGACGCGCTGGGCATCGCCTGGAGTGGTCCGCCGGGCAGCGTGGCCACCGTGGAGCGCAACGGCCTGAAGATTGGGCTCGTGGCCTTCCACACGTCCGCGGGCTGCAACCACCTCAACAACCTGCCCACCGCCACCGCGCTGGTGAAGCAGACCGCCGCCACGCACGACATCGTCATCGTCTCCTTCCACGGCGGCGCCGAGGGCGGCAAGGCCCTGCACGTCCCGGCCGGCAAGGAGATGTTCTTCGGCGAGGACCGAGGCGACCTGCGCGTCTTCACCCACGCGGTGGTGGACGCGGGCGCGCACCTGGTGCTCGGCCACGGCCCGCACGTCGCGCGCGCCATGGAGTTCTACCAGGGCCGCCTCATCGCCTACTCCATGGGCAACTTCGCCACCTACGGCCGCTTCAACCTCAAGGGTCCGCAGGGCCTGGGCATGATTCTGGAGGTGGAGCTGGACGCCACCGGCCGCTTCTCCAACGGCCGCATCCTGCCCACGAAGCAGGTGGGCGAAGGCATCACCCAGCCGGACCCGGCCGCCAACGTCGTCTCGCTGGTGCGCAAGCTCACCACCGAGGACTTCCCCGACACGGGCGCCCGCATCGCCGACGACGGCCGCCTCTCGCCGCGCAAGTCGCCCGTCACCGCCTCCAGCACCGCGCCGTAG
- a CDS encoding DoxX family protein, with product MNVTMLNEQPSLLKSAALLPPRLSLGATMIKHGLAKLKKEGTEQHAGMFEQMGIKPGKPWVLATGITELAAGVSSILGIATRFTALGVIVTQAMAIAKVHGKNGFDVTKGGYEFNVALIAIALGTLMRGPGRLSLHSALERRVKRRELRHFRLLPRQRRGSMLLDALG from the coding sequence ATGAACGTGACGATGCTCAACGAACAACCGTCGCTGCTGAAGTCGGCCGCGTTGCTGCCCCCGCGCCTGTCGCTGGGCGCGACGATGATCAAGCACGGCCTGGCGAAGCTGAAGAAGGAGGGCACCGAGCAGCACGCGGGCATGTTCGAGCAGATGGGCATCAAGCCCGGCAAGCCGTGGGTGCTGGCCACGGGCATCACGGAGCTGGCGGCCGGGGTGAGCTCCATCCTGGGCATCGCGACGCGCTTCACGGCGCTGGGGGTCATCGTCACGCAGGCGATGGCCATCGCGAAGGTGCACGGGAAGAACGGCTTCGACGTCACCAAGGGTGGCTACGAGTTCAACGTGGCGCTCATCGCCATCGCGCTCGGGACGCTGATGCGCGGGCCGGGGCGGCTGTCGCTGCACAGCGCGCTGGAGCGGCGGGTGAAGCGCCGGGAGCTGAGGCACTTCCGGCTGCTGCCACGTCAGCGCCGGGGCTCGATGCTGCTCGACGCGCTCGGGTAG